One genomic segment of Pandoraea sputorum includes these proteins:
- a CDS encoding carbon-nitrogen hydrolase family protein has protein sequence MTSPDTKSTAQPAPTGAPVRVAAAQMVSAPDVERNLREAARLVAEAAHAGAELVLLPEYFCYMGQRDTDKLALRETPGSGPIQDFLAETARRYGVWLIGGTLPLAAPEPERVLNTTLVFAPDGAPAARYDKIHLFNFVKGEEAYDEARTIRPGDAVRTFEAPFGRVGLSVCYDLRFPELYRAMGDCTLMVVPAAFTYTTGRAHWELLLRARAVENQCYVLASAQGGHHENGRRTWGHSMLIDPWGEIVAQREAEGAGVVVGEIDPARLVGVRQSLPAWRHRVLQG, from the coding sequence ATGACGAGTCCCGATACGAAGTCAACCGCCCAGCCCGCCCCGACCGGCGCGCCCGTTCGCGTGGCTGCCGCGCAAATGGTGAGTGCGCCCGACGTCGAGCGGAACCTGCGTGAAGCCGCCCGTCTGGTGGCCGAAGCGGCGCACGCCGGGGCCGAGCTGGTGCTGCTGCCGGAGTATTTCTGCTACATGGGCCAGCGCGACACCGACAAGCTCGCCCTGCGCGAAACGCCGGGCAGTGGTCCGATTCAGGACTTTCTGGCGGAGACGGCGCGCCGCTACGGCGTCTGGCTGATCGGCGGCACGCTGCCGCTGGCCGCGCCGGAGCCCGAACGCGTGCTCAACACGACGCTGGTCTTCGCGCCGGACGGCGCACCCGCCGCACGCTACGACAAGATCCACCTGTTCAACTTCGTCAAAGGTGAGGAAGCCTATGACGAAGCGCGCACCATTCGTCCCGGCGACGCCGTACGCACGTTTGAAGCGCCGTTCGGGCGCGTGGGCCTGTCGGTATGCTACGACCTGCGTTTTCCCGAGTTGTACCGGGCGATGGGCGACTGTACGCTCATGGTCGTACCCGCCGCCTTTACCTACACCACGGGCCGCGCGCACTGGGAATTGCTGCTGCGCGCGCGGGCCGTCGAGAACCAGTGCTACGTGCTGGCGTCCGCGCAGGGCGGGCACCACGAGAACGGGCGGCGTACCTGGGGGCATTCCATGCTGATCGACCCGTGGGGCGAGATCGTCGCTCAGCGCGAAGCGGAAGGCGCTGGCGTGGTCGTGGGCGAGATCGACCCGGCCCGGCTGGTCGGCGTTCGCCAGAGTCTGCCCGCCTGGCGTCACCGCGTGCTGCAAGGCTGA
- the tldD gene encoding metalloprotease TldD — protein MKIIDTGIQNLATARELLLTPYGLDESHLQRALGDIFTHRVDYADLYFQYTRSEAWSLEEGIVKSGSFSIDQGVGVRAIVGDRTAFAYSDDISEIALKDAAAATRSIATAGRGRVKVGSKLASTTGHGLYLPSDPLASLDANGKVALLERIEKLARARDPRVSQVMAGLAGEYDVVLVARSDGVIAADVRPLVRVSVTVIVESNGRREIGNSGGGARLDYAYFTDDLLEKYVKEAVDGAIVKLDARPAPAGAMTVVLGPGWPGVLLHEAIGHGLEGDFNRKGSSAFSGRLGERVAAKGVTVVDDGTLSNRRGSLNIDDEGNPTQCTTLIEDGILKGYMQDSLNARLMKMPVTGNARRESYAALPMPRMTNTYMLGGDKDPEEIIKSVKHGLYAVNFGGGQVDITNGKFVFSMSEAYMIEDGKITYPVKGATLIGNGPESLKDVTMIGNDMALDSGVGVCGKEGQSVPVGVGQPTLRIENMTVGGTA, from the coding sequence ATGAAAATCATCGACACCGGCATCCAGAACCTGGCCACGGCCCGCGAGCTGCTGCTCACGCCGTACGGCCTCGACGAAAGCCATCTGCAACGCGCGCTCGGCGACATCTTCACGCACCGCGTGGATTACGCCGATCTGTACTTTCAGTACACCCGCAGCGAAGCGTGGAGCCTGGAGGAAGGCATCGTCAAATCGGGTTCGTTCTCGATCGATCAGGGCGTGGGCGTGCGCGCCATCGTGGGCGACCGCACCGCTTTCGCGTACTCGGACGACATCTCCGAGATCGCGCTCAAAGACGCCGCAGCGGCTACGCGCAGCATCGCCACGGCCGGACGCGGGCGCGTGAAGGTCGGCAGCAAGCTGGCCAGCACTACCGGCCACGGGCTGTACCTGCCGTCCGATCCGCTCGCCTCGCTCGACGCCAACGGCAAGGTCGCGCTGCTTGAGCGCATCGAGAAGCTCGCCCGCGCGCGCGATCCGCGTGTGTCGCAGGTCATGGCCGGTCTGGCCGGTGAATACGACGTCGTGCTCGTGGCCCGCAGCGACGGTGTGATCGCGGCAGACGTGCGCCCGCTCGTGCGCGTGTCCGTCACCGTCATCGTCGAATCCAACGGTCGTCGCGAAATCGGCAATAGCGGCGGCGGTGCACGTCTCGATTACGCCTACTTCACCGACGACCTGCTCGAAAAATACGTCAAGGAAGCTGTGGACGGCGCCATCGTCAAGCTCGACGCCCGCCCGGCACCGGCCGGCGCGATGACCGTCGTGCTCGGCCCGGGCTGGCCCGGCGTACTGCTGCACGAAGCCATCGGCCACGGGCTCGAAGGCGACTTCAACCGCAAGGGCTCGTCGGCGTTTTCAGGCCGTCTGGGCGAGCGCGTGGCGGCCAAGGGCGTCACGGTGGTGGACGACGGCACGCTGTCGAACCGCCGCGGCTCGCTGAACATCGACGACGAAGGCAATCCGACGCAGTGCACCACGCTCATCGAAGACGGCATTCTCAAGGGCTACATGCAGGACAGCCTGAATGCACGCCTGATGAAGATGCCGGTCACGGGCAATGCCCGTCGCGAGTCGTACGCCGCACTGCCAATGCCGCGCATGACCAACACTTACATGCTCGGCGGCGACAAAGACCCTGAGGAAATCATCAAGTCGGTCAAGCACGGGTTGTACGCCGTGAACTTCGGCGGCGGTCAGGTCGACATCACCAACGGCAAGTTCGTGTTCTCGATGTCCGAGGCGTACATGATCGAGGACGGCAAGATCACTTACCCGGTCAAGGGCGCGACGCTCATCGGCAACGGCCCGGAATCGCTCAAGGACGTGACGATGATCGGCAACGACATGGCGCTGGACTCGGGCGTGGGCGTATGTGGCAAGGAAGGCCAGAGCGTGCCGGTGGGCGTGGGTCAGCCGACGCTGCGCATCGAAAACATGACGGTCGGCGGTACGGCCTGA
- the aroG gene encoding 3-deoxy-7-phosphoheptulonate synthase AroG — MPPHNTDDVRIRELKELTPPAHLIREYPCSEKSADLIHRSRGAIHRVLHGMEDRLVVIIGPCSIHDPKAALEYAARLVEQRERLKGELEIVMRVYFEKPRTTVGWKGLINDPHMDNSFKINDGLRLARELLAQINEMGLPAGTEYLDMISPQYIADLVSWGAIGARTTESQVHRELASGLSCPVGFKNGTDGNVKIAVDAIKATSQPHHFLSVTKGGHSAIVSTAGNEDCHLILRGGKAPNYDAASVQTACEDIAKQGLAARVMIDASHANSQKKHENQIPVCEDIARQIAGGDDRIIGVMVESHLVAGRQDHVPGKELTYGQSITDACINWEDSLKVLDTLADAVRARRVARGAGN, encoded by the coding sequence ATGCCTCCCCACAACACCGATGATGTCCGTATTCGCGAACTTAAGGAATTGACGCCCCCGGCGCACCTGATTCGCGAATACCCGTGCTCGGAAAAGAGCGCGGATCTCATCCATCGCTCGCGTGGCGCCATTCATCGCGTGCTGCACGGCATGGAAGACCGTCTGGTCGTCATCATCGGCCCGTGCTCGATTCACGACCCGAAGGCTGCGCTGGAATACGCGGCGCGTCTGGTCGAGCAACGCGAACGTCTGAAGGGCGAGCTGGAAATCGTGATGCGTGTGTACTTCGAGAAGCCGCGCACGACGGTGGGCTGGAAGGGTCTGATCAACGACCCGCACATGGACAACAGCTTCAAGATCAACGACGGTCTGCGTCTGGCGCGCGAACTGCTCGCTCAGATCAACGAGATGGGCCTGCCCGCCGGTACGGAATACCTCGACATGATCAGCCCGCAGTACATCGCCGATCTCGTGTCGTGGGGTGCCATCGGCGCACGCACCACGGAGTCGCAGGTGCACCGCGAACTCGCGTCGGGCCTGTCGTGCCCGGTCGGCTTCAAGAACGGCACCGACGGCAACGTGAAGATCGCCGTGGACGCCATCAAGGCCACATCGCAGCCGCACCATTTCCTGTCGGTGACGAAGGGCGGCCACTCGGCCATCGTGTCGACCGCTGGCAATGAAGACTGCCACCTGATCCTGCGCGGCGGCAAAGCGCCGAACTACGACGCCGCCAGCGTACAGACCGCCTGCGAGGACATCGCCAAGCAGGGCCTCGCCGCGCGCGTGATGATCGACGCATCGCACGCCAATAGCCAGAAGAAGCACGAGAACCAGATCCCGGTGTGCGAGGACATCGCCCGCCAGATCGCCGGTGGCGACGACCGCATCATCGGCGTGATGGTCGAGTCGCACCTCGTGGCCGGTCGTCAGGACCATGTGCCGGGCAAGGAACTGACTTACGGTCAGAGCATTACCGACGCCTGCATCAATTGGGAAGACAGCCTGAAGGTGCTCGACACGCTGGCCGACGCCGTGCGCGCGCGCCGCGTGGCACGTGGCGCAGGCAACTGA
- a CDS encoding cob(I)yrinic acid a,c-diamide adenosyltransferase, whose translation MGNRLSKIVTRTGDGGKTGLGDGARVDKFSLRIVAIGEIDETNSHIGVLLCEDLPQDVRAMLLDIQHDLFDLGGELSMPRHTLLTDAQVAKLDEWLAHYNADLPPLKEFILPGGTRAAALAHVVRTVSRRAERAMVALGADETVAPAPRQYVNRLSDLMFVLARVLNRAGGGSDVLWQRERTTGEAR comes from the coding sequence ATGGGGAATCGTTTGAGCAAGATCGTCACGCGTACCGGTGACGGTGGCAAGACAGGCCTGGGCGACGGCGCACGCGTCGACAAGTTCAGCCTGCGCATCGTCGCCATTGGCGAGATCGATGAGACCAATTCGCACATCGGCGTGCTGCTGTGCGAGGACCTGCCGCAGGACGTGCGGGCCATGCTGCTCGATATTCAGCACGATCTGTTCGATCTCGGCGGCGAGTTGAGCATGCCTCGTCACACGTTGCTGACGGATGCGCAGGTGGCCAAGCTCGACGAGTGGCTGGCGCACTACAACGCCGATCTGCCGCCGCTCAAGGAATTCATTCTGCCGGGCGGCACGCGCGCCGCGGCACTCGCGCATGTGGTGCGCACGGTGTCGCGCCGAGCCGAGCGGGCGATGGTGGCGCTTGGGGCCGACGAGACCGTCGCCCCCGCCCCGCGTCAGTACGTCAACCGCTTGTCGGACCTGATGTTCGTGCTGGCTCGCGTGCTCAACCGCGCAGGTGGTGGCAGCGACGTGCTCTGGCAGCGTGAGCGTACGACGGGCGAAGCCAGGTAA
- a CDS encoding FAD-binding oxidoreductase: protein MNHPHLPFAAKRPFPDALLTELQALLGERVSTKEALREHHGRDESPFDPMLPDAVAFAHSTEEVSQIVKLCAKHNVPIIPYGAGSSLEGHLLAVEGGLSLDLSEMNQIVSINAEDLTVTTQPGISRKALNEALRDTGLFFPIDPGADASIGGMCATRASGTNAVRYGTMRENVLALTVVLADGRIIHTGTRARKSSAGYDLTRLFVGSEGTLGIITEATVRLYPQPEAVSAAICSFPSMTDAVNCTIQTIQLGVPVARVEFVDALAVRAINKHSKLDLPETQTLFFEFHGSEAGVQEQAQTVEELAKDNGGTGFEWATRTEDRNRLWSARHSAYFAMLQLQPGSRAVTTDVCVPISRLAECVGETEEDLKGSYLTCPIVGHVGDGNFHVAILIDPDKPADMEEAERLNQRIVERAIRMGGTCTGEHGVGLHKMGFLVTEHGEDAIDVMRAIKTSLDPHNLLNPGKIFRLRAAG, encoded by the coding sequence GTGAATCATCCCCATCTGCCGTTCGCCGCCAAGCGTCCGTTCCCCGACGCCTTGCTCACCGAGTTGCAAGCCCTGCTGGGCGAACGCGTGAGCACCAAGGAAGCGCTGCGCGAACATCACGGCCGGGACGAGTCTCCGTTTGACCCGATGTTGCCCGATGCAGTCGCTTTCGCGCACAGCACCGAAGAGGTCTCTCAGATCGTCAAACTCTGTGCGAAACACAACGTCCCCATCATCCCCTATGGCGCGGGCTCGTCGCTCGAAGGTCATCTGCTCGCGGTCGAAGGCGGTTTGTCGCTCGATCTGTCGGAGATGAACCAGATCGTTTCGATCAACGCCGAGGACCTGACGGTCACCACGCAGCCTGGCATTTCGCGCAAGGCGCTGAACGAAGCGCTGCGCGACACGGGCCTGTTCTTCCCGATCGATCCGGGCGCGGACGCCAGCATCGGCGGCATGTGCGCCACGCGCGCCTCGGGCACCAACGCCGTGCGTTACGGCACGATGCGCGAGAACGTGCTGGCCCTGACCGTGGTGCTCGCCGACGGCCGCATCATCCACACCGGCACGCGCGCACGCAAGTCGTCGGCGGGCTACGACCTCACGCGCCTGTTCGTGGGCAGCGAAGGCACACTGGGCATCATCACCGAAGCCACGGTGCGACTGTACCCGCAGCCCGAAGCTGTCTCTGCGGCGATCTGCTCGTTCCCGAGCATGACGGACGCCGTGAACTGCACCATCCAGACGATCCAGTTGGGCGTGCCTGTCGCACGCGTCGAATTCGTCGACGCGCTGGCCGTGCGTGCCATCAACAAGCACTCCAAGCTGGACCTGCCGGAAACGCAAACGTTGTTCTTCGAATTCCACGGCAGCGAAGCCGGCGTGCAAGAACAGGCGCAGACGGTCGAGGAACTGGCCAAGGACAACGGCGGCACCGGTTTCGAGTGGGCCACGCGCACCGAAGACCGCAACCGTTTGTGGAGTGCGCGCCATAGCGCCTACTTCGCGATGCTCCAGCTTCAGCCGGGCAGCCGTGCGGTGACGACGGACGTCTGCGTGCCGATCTCGCGTCTGGCCGAGTGCGTCGGCGAGACGGAAGAAGACCTGAAAGGCTCCTATCTGACGTGCCCGATCGTGGGCCACGTGGGCGACGGCAATTTCCACGTCGCGATTCTCATCGATCCGGACAAGCCGGCCGACATGGAAGAAGCCGAGCGCCTGAATCAGCGCATTGTCGAGCGCGCCATCCGCATGGGTGGCACCTGCACTGGCGAACATGGCGTCGGCCTGCACAAGATGGGCTTCCTCGTGACGGAACATGGCGAAGACGCCATCGACGTCATGCGCGCGATCAAGACATCGCTCGATCCGCACAATCTGCTCAATCCGGGCAAGATTTTCCGGTTGCGCGCCGCGGGCTGA
- a CDS encoding FAD-linked oxidase C-terminal domain-containing protein — translation MNAPVTPQGQSNPSGETPAGIAPVDAEALAARQRQLLDALARILPPRCILHRREDTTPYECDGLAAYRRVPLAVVLPESESQVQRILQACHQLGIPVVPRGAGTSLSGGAMPISDGLVLSLAKFKKIVEVDPYARTATVQPGVRNLAISEAAAPYGLYYAPDPSSQIACTIGGNVAENSGGVHCLKYGLTVHNVLRVRAITMSGEAIEFGSLGPDAPGLDLLSVFIGSEGMFGVVTEITVKLIPKAQTAQVIMASFDDVETGGNAVAAIIAAGIIPAGLEMMDKPATQAVEEFVHAGYDLDAAAILLCESDGTPEEVTEEILRISHVLRTSGATRLQISRSEEERLRFWSGRKNAFPAAGRISPDYYCMDGTIPRRAIGTLLKRIEGLEQQYGLRCINVFHAGDGNMHPLILFNGNDLDEWHRAEAFGCDILEACVELGGTITGEHGVGIEKINSMCVQFSAQERDAFFGVKRAFDPVGLLNPDKGIPSRARCAEYGKQHVRGGLLPHPDLPRF, via the coding sequence ATGAACGCGCCCGTGACCCCGCAAGGCCAGTCCAACCCGTCCGGCGAAACGCCGGCGGGCATCGCGCCTGTCGACGCCGAAGCGCTGGCTGCACGCCAGCGTCAGTTGCTCGACGCGCTTGCCAGAATCCTGCCTCCGCGTTGCATCCTCCATCGTCGCGAGGACACCACGCCTTACGAGTGCGACGGCCTCGCCGCGTATCGCCGCGTGCCGCTCGCGGTCGTGTTGCCGGAATCCGAATCGCAGGTGCAGCGCATTTTGCAAGCGTGCCACCAGCTCGGCATTCCGGTGGTGCCGCGCGGTGCAGGCACGAGTTTGTCCGGCGGCGCGATGCCGATCTCGGACGGCCTGGTGCTCTCGCTCGCGAAGTTCAAGAAAATCGTTGAAGTCGATCCGTATGCACGCACGGCGACGGTGCAGCCGGGCGTTCGCAATCTCGCGATCTCGGAAGCCGCTGCGCCCTATGGGCTGTACTACGCGCCCGATCCGTCGTCGCAGATCGCTTGCACCATCGGCGGCAATGTTGCGGAAAACTCCGGCGGCGTGCACTGCCTGAAGTACGGTTTGACGGTGCATAACGTGCTGCGGGTGCGCGCCATCACCATGTCGGGAGAAGCCATCGAATTCGGCTCGCTCGGCCCCGACGCGCCCGGACTCGATCTGCTATCGGTCTTCATCGGCAGCGAGGGCATGTTCGGCGTTGTGACCGAAATCACCGTCAAGCTGATACCCAAAGCCCAGACGGCGCAGGTCATCATGGCGAGCTTCGACGACGTAGAGACCGGCGGCAACGCCGTCGCTGCGATCATCGCCGCAGGCATCATTCCTGCCGGGCTGGAAATGATGGACAAGCCGGCCACGCAGGCCGTCGAGGAATTCGTCCACGCGGGGTACGACCTTGATGCCGCCGCCATCCTGCTTTGCGAATCGGACGGCACGCCGGAAGAAGTCACCGAGGAGATCCTGCGCATCTCTCATGTGCTGCGCACATCAGGCGCGACACGTTTGCAGATTTCGCGCAGCGAGGAAGAACGCCTGCGCTTCTGGTCGGGGCGCAAGAACGCCTTCCCCGCCGCCGGGCGCATCTCGCCGGACTATTACTGCATGGACGGCACGATTCCACGCCGTGCGATTGGGACATTACTCAAACGCATCGAAGGTTTGGAACAACAATATGGGTTGCGCTGTATTAACGTCTTTCACGCGGGAGACGGCAATATGCATCCGCTCATTCTTTTCAATGGCAACGATCTGGACGAATGGCATCGCGCCGAGGCGTTCGGTTGCGACATTCTCGAGGCGTGCGTCGAACTCGGCGGCACGATCACGGGCGAACACGGCGTGGGCATCGAGAAGATCAACTCGATGTGCGTGCAGTTCTCCGCGCAGGAACGCGATGCGTTCTTCGGCGTGAAGCGCGCGTTCGATCCAGTCGGGCTGCTCAATCCGGACAAGGGCATTCCCTCGCGTGCGCGCTGCGCCGAGTACGGCAAGCAGCACGTGCGCGGGGGGCTGCTGCCGCACCCCGATCTGCCGAGGTTCTGA
- a CDS encoding ion transporter, whose protein sequence is MRALSEWLPHDWRQRLYIIIFEADTREGRLFDIALLIAIVLSVLTVVVSSVPAVQSTMPLPMAILEWFFTLLFTAEYIARLISAHRPMRYALSFYGLIDLLAILPTYLAILVPELHGLIDVRLLRLMRAFRILKLTAYVNEAGVLSIALYNARRKILVFLGFISIIVVIFGTLMHIIEGPEHGFTSIPVGIYWAIVTLTTTGYGDVVPVTGLGKAITGFVMLLGYSVIAIPTGIMGAEIHSAMRRTTVTTRTCHQCQTEGHDPDARFCKHCGSELGPYQTDSTPPPEPS, encoded by the coding sequence ATGCGTGCGCTGTCGGAGTGGCTGCCGCACGATTGGCGGCAGCGTCTTTACATCATCATTTTCGAAGCCGACACGCGCGAAGGTCGGCTATTCGACATCGCATTGCTGATCGCCATCGTGCTATCGGTGCTCACGGTCGTCGTGTCCAGCGTACCCGCGGTGCAGTCCACGATGCCGTTGCCGATGGCCATTCTCGAGTGGTTCTTCACGCTGCTCTTTACGGCCGAGTACATTGCGCGACTGATTAGCGCGCACCGGCCGATGCGCTATGCGCTGTCGTTCTACGGTCTCATCGATTTACTCGCCATCCTGCCGACCTATCTCGCGATTCTCGTGCCGGAGCTACATGGGCTGATCGACGTGCGTCTGCTGCGACTCATGCGCGCCTTCCGGATTCTGAAGCTCACGGCTTACGTGAACGAGGCGGGCGTGCTGAGCATTGCGCTGTACAACGCGCGTCGCAAGATCCTCGTGTTTCTCGGGTTCATCTCGATCATCGTGGTGATCTTCGGCACGCTCATGCATATCATCGAAGGCCCCGAACACGGCTTTACCAGCATTCCGGTCGGCATCTACTGGGCCATCGTGACGCTGACGACGACCGGCTACGGCGACGTTGTGCCCGTCACCGGACTGGGTAAAGCGATCACAGGGTTCGTGATGTTGCTCGGCTATAGCGTGATTGCGATTCCCACGGGCATCATGGGCGCCGAGATTCATTCCGCCATGCGCCGCACGACCGTGACCACGCGCACCTGCCACCAGTGCCAGACCGAAGGACACGACCCCGACGCACGCTTCTGCAAGCACTGCGGAAGCGAACTCGGGCCTTACCAGACCGACTCCACCCCGCCGCCCGAACCGAGCTGA